A section of the Candidatus Nomurabacteria bacterium genome encodes:
- a CDS encoding class I SAM-dependent methyltransferase: protein MILPLPSKKLIKKVYENDYLCKKLQPHIGVDSRVRYSKEYRPTVFAEYAMSLEDLGVKPSEVKSILDFGCADGIFLEFCEKYFSPKTVLYGADISKDMLEQAKRKAWNVVHIDDIKKLKKKFDLITLWDVIEHVEAPAVVISSLKKFLNPKGKILLETPRFGVLAEFSGENWPHLLPVQHLSVASKEGMQKLARRTGFKIDRHCSFGANAPSAVIPQPYKKIFDQMAKKLDFGDVQILTLKLEK, encoded by the coding sequence ATGATTTTACCACTCCCGTCCAAGAAGTTAATAAAAAAAGTTTACGAGAACGACTATTTGTGTAAAAAATTACAACCACACATTGGCGTAGATAGCAGGGTTAGATATTCGAAAGAATATCGTCCTACGGTTTTTGCTGAGTATGCCATGTCTCTCGAGGATTTAGGGGTCAAACCCTCAGAGGTAAAATCAATATTAGATTTTGGGTGTGCTGATGGTATTTTTCTTGAATTTTGTGAGAAATACTTTAGCCCAAAAACCGTGCTTTATGGCGCAGATATCTCGAAAGACATGCTCGAACAGGCAAAAAGAAAGGCTTGGAATGTGGTGCATATCGATGATATTAAAAAACTTAAAAAGAAATTTGATCTCATTACTCTTTGGGATGTTATAGAGCACGTCGAGGCCCCCGCTGTGGTAATATCTAGCCTGAAGAAGTTTCTTAACCCCAAGGGGAAAATCTTATTAGAAACACCACGTTTCGGTGTTTTGGCTGAGTTTTCAGGGGAAAATTGGCCGCATCTTTTACCCGTTCAACACCTGAGTGTCGCATCGAAAGAGGGTATGCAAAAACTTGCTCGGAGAACCGGTTTTAAAATAGATAGACATTGTAGCTTTGGCGCAAATGCGCCAAGTGCCGTCATACCCCAACCATACAAAAAAATCTTTGATCAGATGGCCAAAAAACTAGATTTTGGAGATGTGCAAATTTTAACACTAAAACTGGAGAAATAA
- the iolB gene encoding 5-deoxy-glucuronate isomerase, with the protein MSFYKPGNQELSLLDFELLQLTKGESLEWVSNDFEVVAVIIEGECSVSSEMQTWKLSRQTVFKDAASAVFASPGVKLSIIANEKTTLAMCKARAEKRFQTTFIPPENVNSEWRGREGYRRRVSNILNTETQTQRIAVGETINEPGQWSSFPSHKHDTYEKSGDRTVEVPLEEIYYFRLEPKTGFGLQRLYTKDGSFDEARVIKDGDVVQIPKGYHPVASIPGHSLYYLWMLGGENRVYIWNTDPGLRWLERNGN; encoded by the coding sequence ATGAGTTTTTACAAACCAGGAAACCAAGAGCTTTCTCTCCTAGATTTTGAGTTGTTACAGTTGACGAAGGGGGAGAGTTTAGAGTGGGTGTCGAATGATTTTGAGGTTGTTGCTGTCATAATTGAGGGTGAGTGTTCCGTCTCGTCGGAGATGCAGACCTGGAAGTTATCTCGGCAAACGGTGTTTAAGGATGCGGCTTCTGCTGTTTTTGCTTCACCCGGAGTTAAACTATCCATTATTGCTAACGAGAAAACTACTCTTGCGATGTGTAAGGCGCGCGCAGAGAAAAGATTTCAGACAACTTTTATTCCACCAGAGAATGTTAATAGCGAATGGCGAGGTAGGGAAGGTTACAGAAGAAGAGTCTCGAATATTTTAAATACGGAGACGCAAACACAAAGGATTGCGGTGGGTGAGACGATCAATGAGCCTGGACAGTGGTCATCTTTTCCCTCACATAAGCACGATACTTACGAAAAGAGTGGAGACAGGACGGTGGAGGTTCCACTTGAAGAAATTTATTATTTTAGGTTGGAACCAAAAACTGGTTTTGGTCTCCAGCGTCTATATACCAAGGACGGTTCCTTTGACGAGGCACGCGTGATAAAAGATGGCGATGTAGTTCAAATTCCCAAGGGCTACCACCCGGTCGCTAGCATTCCTGGCCATAGCTTATATTATCTTTGGATGCTTGGAGGAGAAAATAGAGTCTATATATGGAACACTGATCCAGGATTACGTTGGTTGGAAAGAAATGGTAATTAA
- a CDS encoding 5-deoxy-glucuronate isomerase: MNEIRLDNLCASGNDEVLVFESLGECAKVYLKGNTIERVVFTLGGEAPVTIESDSAQAIVVGNGNTQRDVFHYIRPGGPAPTLRLGITVHRGEGSWSSLPHNFELNTESGFEEVFFYLLENSSRRGIQVGKGVWFDNTPVDTVWPIKDRAFGTVPMGYHPVVGEPGVKVSYVWAYLAKKKEWEKVRQ; the protein is encoded by the coding sequence GTGAATGAAATAAGGTTAGATAATCTTTGTGCCAGCGGTAACGACGAAGTGCTGGTATTTGAGTCATTGGGAGAATGTGCCAAGGTGTATCTTAAGGGCAACACGATTGAACGGGTTGTTTTTACTCTAGGTGGTGAGGCGCCAGTTACCATTGAGTCTGATAGTGCGCAAGCGATAGTGGTGGGAAATGGCAATACACAGCGGGATGTTTTTCACTACATAAGACCTGGTGGCCCAGCTCCCACACTACGTCTTGGTATCACGGTTCATCGTGGAGAAGGTTCGTGGTCTAGTCTGCCACATAATTTTGAACTAAACACGGAGTCTGGATTTGAGGAGGTTTTCTTTTACCTTCTCGAAAACTCAAGTAGACGTGGCATTCAGGTCGGAAAGGGTGTCTGGTTTGATAACACTCCCGTGGATACGGTTTGGCCAATTAAGGATCGCGCATTTGGCACTGTGCCCATGGGATATCATCCGGTTGTTGGTGAGCCGGGTGTTAAGGTTTCGTATGTTTGGGCCTATCTTGCAAAGAAGAAGGAATGGGAAAAGGTAAGACAATAG
- a CDS encoding SDR family oxidoreductase, translating into MKIKKTAVVVGATGNIGTALVQALSEDGYFVDPTWLGADRPDVRNSSSYDHLPPKIDLAVYLAGITHNDVADELDEEKWDEVLDINLKGAFLFAKAAFPSMKEAGQATFVAMSSINATHPYPRRVAYSASKAGIEGLIRQLAIEWGKYNIASHAIRLGHLSGVMKSSVMNMAVLDAVKAKIPSGRLIPPKAVADYIVWLGKGNAQYVSGGVIDFDPAYMINRNPLI; encoded by the coding sequence ATGAAAATAAAAAAAACAGCTGTTGTGGTTGGTGCTACTGGAAACATTGGCACGGCGCTCGTTCAGGCACTTTCAGAAGATGGTTATTTTGTCGATCCAACTTGGCTCGGGGCCGACCGTCCAGATGTTCGGAATTCGTCGTCATATGATCATTTGCCACCCAAGATTGATCTCGCGGTTTATCTCGCGGGAATAACTCATAACGATGTTGCGGATGAACTGGACGAAGAAAAATGGGATGAAGTCCTAGACATAAATCTCAAAGGAGCTTTTCTTTTCGCCAAGGCTGCCTTTCCCTCAATGAAAGAGGCGGGGCAGGCGACGTTTGTTGCAATGTCATCGATAAATGCAACTCATCCCTATCCGCGTCGTGTTGCTTATTCGGCATCAAAAGCTGGTATTGAGGGACTGATCCGTCAACTGGCGATAGAGTGGGGAAAATATAATATAGCATCTCATGCTATCCGACTCGGACATCTTTCTGGGGTCATGAAGTCTTCGGTTATGAATATGGCTGTTCTTGACGCGGTTAAAGCAAAAATTCCCTCTGGCCGATTGATTCCACCCAAGGCGGTTGCCGACTACATCGTTTGGTTGGGGAAGGGAAACGCACAATATG